The following are encoded in a window of Ruminiclostridium herbifermentans genomic DNA:
- a CDS encoding amylo-alpha-1,6-glucosidase encodes MEFGKSFWYSYEQGSEREWIITNGIGGYASGTLICSNSRRYHGLLIAALKPPTSRHLLLSNLLEDLIFEDGTSVAFSSFKTSDGYINRGFHQLQRVNYQLLPEFIFSYQDIFIKKKIAMKYGENTTVVHYEIRNGSKAATFKLSPLVNYRDHHHQSNYSYLNFDIDINKNQVSISPKGSDVTLNLSTSTSQFKKLDNCYFYNMLYNTEQERGLHSFEDHFMPGSFSVEIMPYECKTISFVATSEKIDSSKVDAAEVIASEEKRLLELLNIKDYKNKLCRRLVLAADNFIVYRKSTESKTVIAGYPWFTDWGRDTMIAFSGLTLATGRYKDAEDILYTFSKYVAHGLIPNVFPDDGLQPAYNSVDAALWYFEAVYNYLEYTNNYDFIKEKIYGCLKDIFTGFKDGTLFDIRMTEDGLITAGNPHTQLTWMDAKVGDWVVTPRHGKAVEINALWYNALMIMSHLSQKFEERDIYINLAHRVKESFDKVFWNGADNCLYDVVNDFGKDPSIRPNQIMAVGLSFSVVEGDKAKSIVEKVWKELYTPYGLRSLTQKSHQYRGEYIGDVWSRDGAYHQGTVWTWPLGRFIKAYVRVNGSTQEARRNAADFILLFIDHLKDGGLGSISEIFDGDVPHYPRGCFAQAWSVSEILRAAIEDVRLEDLEFYDFSI; translated from the coding sequence ATGGAATTTGGAAAAAGCTTTTGGTATAGTTACGAGCAGGGAAGCGAAAGGGAATGGATTATTACGAACGGAATAGGCGGATATGCTTCAGGAACCTTGATTTGTTCAAATAGCAGAAGATATCATGGTTTATTAATTGCGGCTTTGAAACCGCCTACAAGCAGGCATCTGCTTTTGTCTAATCTTTTAGAGGATTTGATTTTTGAAGATGGAACATCAGTAGCTTTTAGTTCTTTTAAGACATCAGATGGATATATTAACAGGGGGTTTCATCAACTTCAAAGAGTGAATTATCAGTTACTTCCTGAGTTTATATTTAGCTATCAAGATATTTTCATTAAAAAGAAAATTGCCATGAAATATGGAGAAAATACAACTGTAGTTCATTATGAAATAAGAAACGGTTCAAAGGCTGCGACTTTTAAGCTGTCGCCATTGGTTAATTACAGAGACCATCATCATCAAAGTAATTACAGTTACTTAAATTTTGATATAGATATTAATAAAAATCAAGTTAGTATTTCACCAAAGGGTTCAGATGTAACTTTAAATCTTAGTACAAGCACTAGTCAATTTAAAAAGTTGGACAACTGCTATTTTTATAATATGCTATATAATACTGAGCAGGAGCGAGGGTTACATAGCTTTGAGGATCATTTCATGCCTGGAAGCTTTAGTGTTGAAATTATGCCTTATGAATGTAAAACAATATCTTTTGTTGCTACAAGCGAAAAAATAGATAGTAGTAAAGTTGATGCGGCTGAGGTAATTGCTTCAGAAGAAAAGCGTCTTTTGGAACTGCTGAACATAAAAGATTATAAAAATAAGCTGTGCAGAAGGTTGGTGCTTGCAGCAGATAATTTTATTGTATATAGAAAATCTACAGAATCAAAGACTGTAATTGCAGGATATCCTTGGTTTACTGATTGGGGAAGGGACACAATGATAGCTTTCAGCGGACTTACATTAGCCACAGGCAGATATAAGGATGCGGAGGATATTCTATATACCTTTTCCAAATATGTAGCACATGGTCTTATTCCAAATGTATTTCCTGATGATGGTTTACAGCCTGCATATAACAGTGTTGATGCTGCTTTATGGTATTTTGAGGCAGTTTACAATTATTTAGAGTATACAAATAACTATGATTTCATAAAAGAAAAAATATATGGTTGTTTAAAGGATATATTTACAGGTTTTAAAGATGGTACACTTTTTGATATACGAATGACTGAGGATGGTCTTATAACAGCAGGAAATCCTCACACTCAATTAACATGGATGGACGCAAAGGTTGGCGATTGGGTTGTAACTCCACGACATGGAAAGGCTGTGGAAATAAATGCTTTATGGTACAATGCGTTAATGATTATGTCTCATTTGTCACAGAAATTTGAAGAGAGAGATATTTATATTAATTTAGCCCACAGGGTTAAAGAGTCTTTTGATAAAGTTTTCTGGAATGGTGCTGACAATTGCTTATATGATGTAGTTAATGATTTTGGTAAGGATCCTAGCATCAGACCAAATCAAATAATGGCAGTTGGACTTTCATTTTCAGTTGTTGAAGGGGATAAAGCAAAAAGCATTGTCGAAAAGGTTTGGAAGGAACTTTACACGCCGTATGGTTTAAGGTCTTTAACTCAAAAAAGTCATCAATATAGGGGTGAATATATTGGAGATGTATGGAGCAGAGATGGAGCATATCATCAAGGAACTGTTTGGACATGGCCCCTTGGACGATTTATAAAAGCTTATGTTAGAGTTAATGGCTCAACTCAAGAGGCTAGAAGGAATGCAGCAGATTTTATTTTGCTATTTATTGATCATCTGAAGGATGGAGGATTAGGCAGCATTTCCGAGATATTTGATGGAGATGTTCCGCATTATCCTAGAGGTTGTTTTGCACAGGCATGGAGCGTGTCCGAAATTTTAAGAGCAGCAATTGAGGATGTTCGGCTTGAGGACTTAGAATTTTATGACTTTTCAATTTGA
- the whiA gene encoding DNA-binding protein WhiA, with protein sequence MSFSTLVKDELCRIELHDLCCRKSEIMGVILASNLFTHEKGSRNVKVVTENAAFARRLYTTVRKVYGLSPEVSIRRNSKLKKHISYSIIFASMQIINKLLYDSEISVFHNDDLDIEESTLKNVCCRKSFLRAVFLSGGSVSDPEKTYHLEIATRNEKCTEIIKEILKDYGINVKIITRKGNYVAYIKEGENIVDFLNIIGAHSALMEFENVRILKDMRNNVNRIVNCETANLEKTVNASVRQAENIKLIQSTIGISNLPPNLIDIANLRLEYSELSLKELGEMLNPKLGKSGVNHRLRKLDEIAEKIREKSDYNGPV encoded by the coding sequence GTGTCTTTTTCAACTTTAGTAAAGGATGAACTTTGTAGAATAGAACTGCATGATTTATGCTGCAGGAAGTCCGAAATTATGGGGGTAATTTTAGCTAGTAATCTTTTCACTCATGAAAAAGGTTCGCGAAATGTGAAGGTAGTTACTGAAAATGCTGCGTTTGCAAGGAGATTGTATACTACAGTTAGAAAAGTATATGGCTTGAGTCCTGAGGTTTCCATAAGAAGAAACAGTAAGCTTAAGAAACATATTTCCTATTCAATAATTTTTGCATCTATGCAAATTATTAATAAATTGCTTTATGATTCCGAAATAAGTGTGTTTCATAATGATGATTTGGATATTGAAGAATCAACCTTAAAAAATGTTTGCTGCAGGAAGAGTTTTCTTAGAGCAGTCTTTTTATCGGGAGGTTCAGTTAGCGACCCTGAAAAAACCTATCATTTAGAAATTGCCACTCGAAATGAAAAATGTACTGAAATTATTAAAGAAATTCTTAAAGACTATGGAATAAATGTGAAAATTATAACTAGAAAAGGTAACTATGTTGCATATATAAAAGAGGGAGAAAACATAGTTGATTTTTTAAATATTATTGGTGCTCATAGTGCATTAATGGAGTTTGAAAATGTGAGAATACTAAAGGATATGAGAAACAATGTTAATAGGATTGTAAATTGTGAGACGGCAAATCTGGAAAAAACAGTAAATGCTTCTGTCAGACAGGCTGAAAATATTAAATTGATTCAATCTACTATAGGTATAAGCAATCTTCCTCCCAATTTAATTGATATTGCAAACCTAAGGCTTGAGTATTCTGAATTAAGCCTTAAGGAGTTGGGGGAAATGCTTAATCCTAAGTTAGGAAAATCAGGAGTTAATCATCGACTTAGAAAATTAGATGAAATAGCTGAAAAAATTAGAGAGAAAAGTGATTATAACGGGCCAGTATAA
- the spoIIAA gene encoding anti-sigma F factor antagonist has translation MDVKLSKKGTTLIIRIMEDMDHHSAQYLRQKIDSELVKSTVKNIIFDFSCVNFMDSSGIGVIVGRYKNIQKLNGKAAILNANPKIMQIFEMSGILKIIPAYNDLDAAISSMCS, from the coding sequence TTGGATGTAAAATTATCAAAAAAAGGTACAACTTTAATTATAAGAATTATGGAAGATATGGATCATCATTCTGCGCAGTATTTAAGGCAAAAAATAGACAGTGAACTTGTAAAGTCTACTGTTAAAAATATAATTTTTGATTTTTCATGTGTTAATTTTATGGATAGCTCAGGTATTGGCGTAATTGTTGGAAGATATAAAAATATTCAGAAATTAAACGGCAAGGCAGCTATTTTAAATGCTAATCCAAAGATAATGCAAATATTTGAAATGTCAGGAATATTAAAAATTATACCTGCTTATAATGACTTAGATGCAGCCATTTCAAGCATGTGCAGTTAG
- the spoIIAB gene encoding anti-sigma F factor yields MQLINEMKLEFMSKSSNEAFGRVVAAAFASQLDPTIEELADIKTAVSEAVTNAIIHGYENDTGIVEMYCKLYEEGIEIKISDKGKGIEDVELARQPLYTSKPDLERSGMGFTVMESFMDGVEISSELNKGTTVTMFKKLKKT; encoded by the coding sequence ATGCAGCTAATAAATGAAATGAAGCTGGAATTTATGAGCAAATCAAGTAATGAGGCATTTGGAAGAGTTGTGGCAGCAGCTTTTGCATCACAGCTTGACCCAACAATTGAAGAATTAGCCGATATAAAAACTGCTGTTTCAGAGGCAGTAACTAATGCAATTATACATGGATATGAGAATGATACTGGAATAGTAGAAATGTATTGCAAATTATATGAGGAAGGAATAGAAATAAAAATATCTGATAAAGGAAAGGGTATAGAGGATGTTGAATTAGCAAGACAGCCTTTATATACGTCAAAACCAGATTTAGAGCGCTCTGGAATGGGCTTTACAGTTATGGAAAGCTTTATGGATGGGGTTGAAATATCTTCAGAACTAAATAAGGGGACAACTGTTACAATGTTTAAAAAGCTAAAGAAGACTTAG